GGGGGGGGGGGGGGGGGGGGGCGCCCCCCCCCTACACCCAGGAGAGGGAGCCTGCGACCTCGACCAGAGAGCTGGTTCCCGGCCCGCAGGGAGCGACCGAATGAAGAATGTGCTGTATCCACAGGTAGCGTGGTAGGAAACGGCCCGCGCGAAGGGCTTCTACGGCATTCGGGTACGAGCGCTCGGGAGGACAACGGCGACATGCCCAACCTGCTGCCCGACTGGTCATTCGATCTGCCGTGGGGTCTGGGCGAGTTCGACGTGCGAGCCGCCGGCCGCTTGATCTGGTTCAGCATCCTCTTGATCTACGGCATCGTGATCGTCGTCGCGCTGATCAAGCCGCCCTTGCTCAAGCGACCCTTCCCGAACGTGGTCGGCTACGCGTTGATCCCCGGGATCATCATCGGCGGGTTGCTGCTCGGGAAGTTCATCCCGTCACTCCAGCGCACGATCATCCTCGGCGCCATCGCCGCGCTCGCCGCGCACATCCTGATGCTGGTGCTCAGCCGGAAGCCACGCGATCCCGACCGGCCCGCTACGTGGGCAGAGTGCTTCGCGGGCGCCACCGCCGCGTTCGCACTGTTCGCGCTCGCGTACGCGATCGTGCCGCACGAATGGCTCACGTTCGCCAACGCGCAACTCGAGTGGGGCGACAACTCGAAGTTCATCTTCCAGAGCACCGACGACATCCTCGGGCTGATCAACATCCACTACCCGTTCAGCATGGACTATCCGGCGCTGCGCGACATCGTCGTCACGATGATCTATGCGGTGCTCCTCGGTCTGAACGTGAAGCTGTGGATCATGTGGCAGCACCGCTTCGAAGTGAAGGCGGCGCCCGATGCCACCGAGACCGCACCGGAGCGGCGCTCGCGCTTCGGCCGTCCGCTTCGTCGCACGCAGCCCGAGCCCTCCGGTCCGGTCGCGCCCGCACCCGAGGGGGCGTAGCGATGGCCAAGACCGATGCCAACCCGCCGATGCCCGACTTCATCACCGACTACCAGCTCCAAGAAGTCGACCCCGCGTTCCTGACCCAGTCGGTGAAGCCCAAGCAGTTCCTGCACATCGATCAAGCCGAGTGCATCCTCTGCGAGGGCTGCGTGGACATCTGCCCGTGGAAGTGCATCCACATGGTGTCGGTCTCGGCGATCTCGGAGGCGATCGGCACCGATCAGCCGGGTGAGGATCCCCGCGATCACGTGGCCTTCATCGTCGACGAGGACATCTGCACCCGGTGTGCCCTGTGCGTGGACCGGTGTCCCACTGGTGTCATCATCCTCGGCAAGCTCGATCCCAACGTCGCCGAAGGCGACCCCCACACGCGTACGAATCGCCACGGCTATTCGTACGGCGTGCGGTTCTGACCCAGGAGCACTTGGTGGCCAACGGCAACGGCAGCGGCAACGGGCACGGGCCCCGTGAGCGCGTCTCTGCCGCGCTCGAGAAGGTCGACGAGAAAGTCCGCGGGTCGCAAGCGTGGACCGCCATCTTCCGACCGGGTTCGATCTACCGGCGCGGCTACACCGACAGCCCCCGCAACCGCTCCTACGTGATCATGAACAACGTGCTGTACCACCTTCACCCGGTGAAGGTGAAGCGGCACGCGGTGAAGGTGTCGTACACCCTCTGCCTCGGCGGCCTGTCGTTCTTCCTGTTCATCCTGCTCACGGTCACCGGCATCTTCTTGATGTTCTTCTACCGGCCGACGGAAGCCGCGGCGTGGCCAGACATCAAGACGCTCGAGACCGCGGTCATGTTCGGCTCGCTCGTCCGCAACATGCACCGGTGGGCCGCGCACCTCATGGTGATCTCGGTCTTCCTGCACATGTGTCGCGTCTTCTACCACGGTGCCTACAAGACGCCGCGCGAGTTCAACTGGGTGATCGGCGTCGTGCTCCTGCTGCTCACGCTGCTGCTCTCGTTCACCGGCTACCTCCTGCCCTGGGACCAGCTCGCACTCTGGGCCGTGACCGTCGGCACGAGCATGGCGGGGTACACCCCTGTCTTCGGTGACGGCGTGAAATACGTGGCCCTCGGATCGAACGAGATCAGTGGTGACACGTTGCTCCGGTGGTACGTGCTCCATGTGCTCCTCTTACCCTTCGTCATCGTGATCTTCATGGCTGTCCACTTCTGGCGTGTCCGGAAGGACGGCGGGATCACGGGACCGCTCTAGGCCGCGCGAAGGAGACGCCGACACCCATGGCCGAGGTTCCCGAACACCTGCTGGCGCGCTCCCGCGAGCGCCGCAAGGCGCTCGGCCTCCCCGTGCCCGGTGAGGAAGAGGGCGAAGCCCCCGCAGCAGCCGACGCCGCTCCGCCCGCGGGTGGTGGCGGCGACGTGCCACCCACGGGTGGTGGCGGCGACGAAGGCCCGCCCGCCGGTGACGGTGGTGGCGACGGCGGCGATGGTGCGGACGGCGGCGGCGACACCGGCGGCATCCCCGCGCACCTGCTCGAGCGCTCGAAGCGGCGACGCGCCGCGCTCGCCGGCGATGCCGCGCCCGCCGCGCCCGCCGCGGCCGCGGCCGGTGGTGGTGGAGGGACGGCGACCGCGGTAGCCGCGCCGGCGGCACCCACGGCCACGGGTCCGGGCGGTCACACCCAGCGACTGCTCACGGTGGTCAAGTCGGGCTCGATCCAGCAGACGCGCGCCGAGGCCCAGGACAAGGTGCACGTGTGGCCTCACCTGCTGGTGATCGAGTTCGCCTCCCTCCTGATCGTGACCGCCGCGTTGACAGTGTTCTCCGCCGTGGTGCGCGCGCCGCTGCTGAGCGGCGCCGACTTCAACAAGACACCGAACCCGTCGAAGGCGCCGTGGTACTTCCTCGGTCTTCAGGAGCTCCTGACGATGTTCCACCCGATGGTGGCGGGGGTCACGATCCCCGGCGTGGCCCTGGGCCTGCTCATGCTGGCGCCGTTCATCGACAAGAACCCGTCGCACAAGCCGAAGGACCGCAAGTTTGCGATCGCGGTCTTCACCATGTTCATCATGATGTGGGCGGTGCTCGTCATCATCGGCTCGTTCTTCCGGGGCAAGGGTTTCAACTTCGTGTTCCCCTGGAACGACGGCATCTTCTTCGAGCTGTAGGAGCAGGACGTGGAGATCGCGGTTGGCGTGGTCATCGTGCTCGGCCTGGGCGCGGTCGCGCTGTTGGCCACCGCGCGCACCCGAGCGGCAACCGGGCGACTCACTCGCGAGACGCGTCGCGCCGATGCGTCACAGCTCGCGCCCGGCGCGGAGCCGGAACCGGTTGCAGGCAAGGATGTCGAGCCGGTCGACGATGCTGCTCGCGCCCGGGCCGACCAGTCCCGCCGGGCCGCGGAAGGCGGTTCGCTCGTGCCGACCGGCGAGGCGGCGGTAGCGCGCTACGAGCCGGTCGACCTCGAAGAGCTGGGCGTGACGCGCCGCCAGTTCTTCAACCGGGGAATCCTCGCGAGCCTCGGCGTCGGCGCGGGGGCGTTCGGCGTGGCATCGCTCGCCTTCCTGTGGCCATCCACCGGCGGGGGGTTCGGTGACGTGGTCACCGTGGGAAGCATCGACGAGATCGACGACAAGCTCGCGACGAAGACACCCTTCTACAACGCCGGCGCGCGCACGTACATCCAGCCGTACCCGAAGAACGCGATCAAGAAGGCGAAGAACGCTTACGACTCGCGCTTGCTCCCGGGGATGGAGGCGGGATACGTCGCGCTGTACCAGAAGTGCCCGCATCTCGGCTGCCGGGTGCCCTGGTGTCCGTCGTCGCAGTGGTTCGAGTGCCCGTGCCACGGATCGAAGTACAACCGGGTCGGCGAGAAGAAGGGCGGGCCCGCCCCACGCGGGATGGACCGCTTCGTGATCACCATCCAGGACGACGACATCATCGTCGACACGAGCGAGCCGCTCCAGGGGCCGCCGATCGGCACCGACACCACCGGTCAGGGCCAAGAAGGCGCTCCGTGCGTGTGAGGTCTCCGGAGGCGAACGCCCGCGCCGCAGGTACCCTGCGGCGCAGTGAGTCATGGCCCGAGCGGCCCGGCCCGCAGGGCCGAGAGCGGGGTAGGTAGTGAGCTTCAAGCTCTCGCTCATCCTGCTGAACGTCATCGCGATCGGGGCGACGCTCTCGGTGATCGCCTGGTACGTCCTCAGCAAGGAGCGCAACCCGGAACCCGAGCCGGCCAACCTGACGCCGTTCCTGGCGGACGACGCGCTCGAAGGGCGCCGACTCGAACGCGTCCTCGGTTGGTCGCTGCTGATGAGCGCCGTGATGATCATCGCCCTCGTCGCGTACTTCATCTGGGAGCCGTTCCGCACCGCCGATGCCAAGGACCAGTTCCTCGATCGGTCGATCGAGCGCGGCGCGGTGCTCTTCGCCAACGAGACGAGTCCGGTCTACGAATCGGAGTTCTCGCTGCTCTGCGCCGACTGTCACGGCCCTGAGGCGACGGGCGGCGTGGCGCCGTTCACGCTCCAGCCCGAGGCCGACGAGTGCCAAGAGGAGGAGAACCAGAACAACTTCCGAAAGCCGCGGTGCCTGCCGGTCTCCGTGCAGTGGTCGGCACCTGACCTCACGCGGGCGCCGCTCATCTACAGCAGGGCGCAGCTCATCGAGATCATCACCTACGGGCGGGCGGGCACGCCGATGCCACCGTGGGGCGTGAAGAGCGGGCTCGGCCCCAAGAACACCCAGAGCATCGCCGACCTCGTCAACTACATCCAGAGCCTGTCGATGACGCCCGAGCAGGCGATGAAGCAGTCCACCGAGAGGATCGAGGAGTACCGCAAGACGGCCCGCGACCTCGTGGACAACGGCAAGACCGGTCCGGACCGCGCGGGGTTGCTCGTCGACGTGGAGGAAGCGACGGCCGCACTCGAGGCGGCGCAGGCCGACCCGGCAACGAGCGCGGCTGACCTCACTCGGCTGACCAACGACCTCGAGCTCCTGCAAGAGGAGCTGGCCCTGGCAATCGCGTCCCGCGACGACGTCGAGAGCCTGTCCGACGGTGCGGTGCTCTTCCGGCTCAACTGCGCGCGCTGCCACACGAAGGGCTGGTCGCACTTCCAGAACGATCCGACCAACGTCGACCTCCCGCCCCTGCCGCCCCAGGGCAGCGGCGCGTACGGCCCGAACCTCACCGGCGGTGCGGTGCTCCTCCAGTTCCCGGGCGAGGCGGGTCGCCTTGCGCAGATCGCGTGGGTGACCGACGGGGTCGACAAGAACGGGGTGTACGGCCTGCGCGGCATCTCGTCTGGTCGGATGCCGCACTTCGGCAAGGTCCTGAGCAAGGCGCAGATCGAGGCGATCGTCGACTACGAGCGCAGCCTCTCGGGTGAGGAGACCGAAGCGTCATGAGCGTGGTGGTGTTCGCGGCCGAGGTGCTCCACAAGACGATC
The window above is part of the Acidimicrobiia bacterium genome. Proteins encoded here:
- a CDS encoding 4Fe-4S binding protein; this encodes MAKTDANPPMPDFITDYQLQEVDPAFLTQSVKPKQFLHIDQAECILCEGCVDICPWKCIHMVSVSAISEAIGTDQPGEDPRDHVAFIVDEDICTRCALCVDRCPTGVIILGKLDPNVAEGDPHTRTNRHGYSYGVRF
- the extP gene encoding selenite/tellurite reduction operon b-type cytochrome ExtP yields the protein MFRPGSIYRRGYTDSPRNRSYVIMNNVLYHLHPVKVKRHAVKVSYTLCLGGLSFFLFILLTVTGIFLMFFYRPTEAAAWPDIKTLETAVMFGSLVRNMHRWAAHLMVISVFLHMCRVFYHGAYKTPREFNWVIGVVLLLLTLLLSFTGYLLPWDQLALWAVTVGTSMAGYTPVFGDGVKYVALGSNEISGDTLLRWYVLHVLLLPFVIVIFMAVHFWRVRKDGGITGPL
- a CDS encoding menaquinol-cytochrome c reductase cytochrome b subunit, translated to MAEVPEHLLARSRERRKALGLPVPGEEEGEAPAAADAAPPAGGGGDVPPTGGGGDEGPPAGDGGGDGGDGADGGGDTGGIPAHLLERSKRRRAALAGDAAPAAPAAAAAGGGGGTATAVAAPAAPTATGPGGHTQRLLTVVKSGSIQQTRAEAQDKVHVWPHLLVIEFASLLIVTAALTVFSAVVRAPLLSGADFNKTPNPSKAPWYFLGLQELLTMFHPMVAGVTIPGVALGLLMLAPFIDKNPSHKPKDRKFAIAVFTMFIMMWAVLVIIGSFFRGKGFNFVFPWNDGIFFEL
- a CDS encoding Rieske 2Fe-2S domain-containing protein — translated: MEIAVGVVIVLGLGAVALLATARTRAATGRLTRETRRADASQLAPGAEPEPVAGKDVEPVDDAARARADQSRRAAEGGSLVPTGEAAVARYEPVDLEELGVTRRQFFNRGILASLGVGAGAFGVASLAFLWPSTGGGFGDVVTVGSIDEIDDKLATKTPFYNAGARTYIQPYPKNAIKKAKNAYDSRLLPGMEAGYVALYQKCPHLGCRVPWCPSSQWFECPCHGSKYNRVGEKKGGPAPRGMDRFVITIQDDDIIVDTSEPLQGPPIGTDTTGQGQEGAPCV
- a CDS encoding c-type cytochrome, producing MSFKLSLILLNVIAIGATLSVIAWYVLSKERNPEPEPANLTPFLADDALEGRRLERVLGWSLLMSAVMIIALVAYFIWEPFRTADAKDQFLDRSIERGAVLFANETSPVYESEFSLLCADCHGPEATGGVAPFTLQPEADECQEEENQNNFRKPRCLPVSVQWSAPDLTRAPLIYSRAQLIEIITYGRAGTPMPPWGVKSGLGPKNTQSIADLVNYIQSLSMTPEQAMKQSTERIEEYRKTARDLVDNGKTGPDRAGLLVDVEEATAALEAAQADPATSAADLTRLTNDLELLQEELALAIASRDDVESLSDGAVLFRLNCARCHTKGWSHFQNDPTNVDLPPLPPQGSGAYGPNLTGGAVLLQFPGEAGRLAQIAWVTDGVDKNGVYGLRGISSGRMPHFGKVLSKAQIEAIVDYERSLSGEETEAS